From a single Lewinella sp. LCG006 genomic region:
- a CDS encoding T9SS type A sorting domain-containing protein, giving the protein MKRVILSFLLPMLVATTHLSAQLMISQYYEGDSNDKCLEVTNMGSETIDLAAMGIRAYLFANERADDPANNVASTGQLLQGTLFPLESLVFCNGLATQPGYTVGTAIGVNFCGFNGDDLVVLSTATNGLSIVGSAWANRIDVVGNGTTWGMDIAYVRKNTILEPNPDFTWAEWNTVSLSAVNLAGPEESNYLGTHYSVLPVTLADFKATVSAENIRLTFTTMMEQSNAFFLVQRSGDEGKSFQNTGQITGQGDSSSPVAYEFIDKQPLPGRSYYRLQQVDFAGDSAFFGPIAVNYRGSASVFAEVRLWPVPTSKYLQISLPIANEHWQIEVFDQHGRCWLQQTAAPNETQLTLDLQGLRPGNYLLRWKNSGQAGQRWFLKV; this is encoded by the coding sequence ATGAAACGCGTGATACTCTCTTTTTTGCTGCCAATGCTGGTAGCAACGACACACCTCTCTGCTCAGCTGATGATCAGTCAGTACTACGAGGGAGACAGCAATGACAAATGCCTGGAAGTGACCAATATGGGCAGCGAAACCATTGACCTGGCGGCGATGGGGATAAGGGCCTATTTGTTTGCGAATGAACGAGCGGATGACCCCGCCAACAATGTGGCTTCGACAGGGCAACTGCTCCAAGGTACCCTCTTCCCTTTGGAAAGTTTGGTGTTTTGTAATGGCTTGGCTACCCAGCCTGGCTACACGGTGGGAACGGCTATTGGGGTGAATTTTTGTGGTTTTAACGGCGACGATCTCGTGGTCTTGTCGACGGCCACCAATGGGCTCTCGATCGTGGGTAGTGCCTGGGCAAACCGGATAGACGTGGTGGGCAATGGTACGACCTGGGGCATGGATATTGCTTACGTAAGAAAAAATACGATCCTGGAACCCAACCCAGATTTTACATGGGCAGAATGGAACACTGTTTCGCTGAGTGCCGTGAACCTGGCTGGGCCAGAGGAATCTAACTACCTGGGCACCCACTACTCGGTATTGCCCGTAACGCTCGCTGATTTTAAAGCTACGGTAAGCGCCGAAAATATTCGGCTGACATTTACGACCATGATGGAACAAAGCAATGCTTTTTTCCTGGTGCAGCGCAGCGGCGACGAAGGAAAATCGTTCCAAAACACTGGCCAAATTACAGGGCAGGGAGACAGTAGCTCTCCCGTAGCTTATGAATTTATCGACAAACAGCCACTGCCCGGACGCAGCTATTACCGCCTGCAACAGGTGGATTTTGCTGGTGATTCCGCATTCTTTGGGCCGATCGCCGTCAATTACCGTGGAAGTGCAAGCGTATTTGCCGAGGTTCGTCTGTGGCCCGTGCCGACGAGCAAGTACCTACAAATCTCATTACCTATTGCCAATGAGCATTGGCAGATAGAGGTCTTTGACCAACATGGTCGGTGCTGGTTGCAACAAACTGCTGCCCCAAACGAGACACAGCTCACGCTTGATCTTCAAGGATTACGTCCGGGTAATTACCTATTGCGATGGAAAAATAGTGGGCAAGCTGGGCAGAGGTGGTTTTTGAAGGTTTGA
- a CDS encoding LamG domain-containing protein produces the protein MRTTSLLLSLVLLLLLFSITPPPDLSQGLIAYFTFNECDARDDSGQGSEGQLIGNVRCWCGVEDDGLLFDGQQAHVVFSGTVNDYFTSSDFTVSFYLKSEAAMVFPQSVISKREACDDFHILDIALDTRLQELTTDFKETENKIYSELGPTLPSGSWLHYALVREGVYARTYINGKLIKTARRCSGIDLSNEAPLSIGNSPCVQTGRMRRFKGVIDELRVYDRALTDDEIQWLYEETPVENAQMDCVS, from the coding sequence ATGCGTACAACTTCTCTACTCCTTAGCCTCGTTTTGCTCTTATTGTTATTCAGTATAACGCCACCACCTGATCTGTCCCAGGGGTTGATTGCCTATTTTACCTTTAATGAGTGTGATGCTCGTGATGATAGCGGACAAGGTTCGGAGGGGCAACTGATCGGCAATGTACGGTGCTGGTGTGGTGTGGAAGACGACGGGCTGTTGTTTGATGGGCAGCAGGCGCACGTTGTATTCAGTGGTACCGTCAATGATTATTTTACAAGCTCAGACTTTACGGTGAGTTTTTACCTCAAGTCCGAAGCAGCAATGGTTTTCCCTCAAAGTGTGATCTCCAAGCGGGAAGCTTGCGACGATTTTCATATTTTAGATATTGCCCTCGATACGCGTCTACAAGAATTAACTACCGATTTTAAGGAAACAGAAAACAAAATTTACAGTGAGTTGGGCCCTACCCTTCCCTCGGGAAGCTGGTTGCACTACGCTTTAGTCAGGGAAGGGGTTTACGCGCGTACTTACATCAATGGCAAGCTGATAAAAACAGCTCGCCGCTGTAGTGGTATCGATTTGAGTAACGAGGCTCCTTTATCAATCGGCAATAGCCCCTGTGTACAAACAGGGAGAATGCGGCGTTTCAAAGGCGTGATTGATGAGCTGCGGGTGTATGATCGCGCCCTTACCGACGATGAAATACAATGGCTCTACGAAGAAACACCCGTAGAAAATGCGCAGATGGATTGTGTGAGTTAA
- a CDS encoding YbaB/EbfC family nucleoid-associated protein: MFGDMMGQMEEMQAKMKEKLRTMHVTGEAGDGLVKVTANGAREITNISIDPSILEDAEGLEDLLLVATNRSLELAAQLEASESQSLLQNMLPGGLGGMFG, translated from the coding sequence ATGTTTGGAGACATGATGGGCCAGATGGAAGAGATGCAGGCCAAAATGAAAGAGAAGCTACGCACCATGCACGTGACTGGTGAAGCGGGTGATGGCCTGGTAAAAGTAACGGCCAATGGCGCGCGCGAAATCACGAACATCAGTATTGACCCAAGTATTTTGGAGGATGCCGAGGGCTTGGAAGACTTACTCTTGGTGGCCACTAACCGCTCACTAGAACTGGCGGCACAGTTAGAAGCTTCAGAAAGTCAGTCACTGTTGCAAAACATGCTTCCCGGTGGCTTAGGCGGTATGTTTGGCTAA
- a CDS encoding LamG-like jellyroll fold domain-containing protein → MTFRTLSLLLLFVGSLHAQTTVGLVGYYSFDGDLIDRTGNTSNTGIAVGTPTYSCGVAGQALLLDGANDQVRIPNTANVAGEFDREDFTVSFYFKPIGINGTQYLFSKRDTACTNPRELSIRYVPGSKTLNTFLAQDEDKDVNIINLVNNGACWQQLTVVRDNLRVKVFINGKFISSLGTASRINLETEGALYIGGADCIGGIETPFSGLIDEVRIYNRALDDDEVEGLYGAPDKILTNDTIVFQGNSLQVALNTTCGTNFSWTPVDNVTSPNDAEPFIDALTPGNFVYTVAISDQVSTCVAVDSFRMTVVDPNTLPCEAALAKAFTPNFDNLNDTYGLSNPFAISDLISFEIFDRWGGVVFSTNDPFEKWDATYKNEAVNPGVFLWRIAYRCSGEEITETGTVTVIR, encoded by the coding sequence ATGACCTTTCGGACGCTAAGTTTACTATTGCTTTTTGTTGGTTCCCTACACGCTCAAACTACCGTGGGCCTGGTGGGGTATTATTCCTTTGATGGCGATCTGATTGATCGTACTGGCAATACTTCCAATACTGGTATAGCTGTGGGTACCCCCACTTACTCTTGTGGAGTAGCAGGGCAAGCGCTCCTTCTCGATGGTGCCAATGACCAGGTGCGTATCCCTAATACAGCTAACGTTGCGGGTGAATTTGACCGGGAAGATTTCACGGTGAGCTTTTATTTCAAACCTATTGGTATCAACGGCACCCAGTACCTATTCTCTAAGCGAGATACTGCTTGTACCAACCCGCGTGAGCTGAGCATCCGATACGTTCCCGGCTCAAAAACCCTCAATACTTTTTTGGCACAGGATGAAGATAAAGATGTCAATATTATCAACCTGGTCAATAATGGTGCTTGTTGGCAACAATTGACCGTAGTGCGTGACAACCTGAGGGTAAAAGTATTTATCAACGGAAAGTTCATCTCCAGTCTGGGCACTGCTAGCCGTATCAACCTCGAAACCGAAGGCGCACTTTATATTGGTGGAGCGGACTGTATTGGAGGAATAGAAACGCCTTTTTCGGGACTTATCGACGAAGTAAGGATTTATAATCGTGCCCTGGATGACGATGAAGTAGAAGGCTTGTACGGCGCACCAGACAAAATACTGACCAATGACACGATTGTCTTCCAAGGAAATTCGCTGCAAGTAGCTCTCAATACTACCTGTGGCACCAATTTCAGTTGGACACCGGTAGACAATGTCACTAGCCCCAACGATGCTGAGCCATTCATTGATGCCCTTACCCCTGGTAATTTTGTTTACACCGTAGCCATTAGCGATCAAGTGTCTACTTGTGTAGCAGTAGATTCGTTTCGGATGACAGTGGTTGACCCAAACACCCTGCCTTGCGAAGCGGCACTCGCGAAAGCATTCACGCCCAACTTTGACAACCTCAATGACACTTATGGCCTAAGTAATCCTTTCGCCATCAGTGATCTTATTTCTTTTGAAATCTTTGACCGCTGGGGCGGAGTGGTTTTCAGCACGAATGATCCATTTGAAAAATGGGACGCCACTTACAAAAACGAGGCCGTTAACCCTGGTGTATTCCTATGGCGCATCGCCTACCGCTGTAGCGGTGAAGAAATTACGGAGACGGGAACGGTGACGGTTATTCGCTAG
- a CDS encoding Hsp20/alpha crystallin family protein: MGLVRFNPSLANRVFDDFFNTVPARTNFGGTLPAVNVKETEEDYQVELAVPGLKKEDFKVEINEGVLTISAERKTENEEKKEGYTRREFSYTNFTRRFTLPETADENNISASYNDGILAINLPKKEEAKPQPARLIEIG, translated from the coding sequence ATGGGACTTGTAAGATTCAATCCAAGCTTAGCAAACCGTGTTTTTGACGATTTCTTCAACACCGTACCAGCCCGCACCAATTTCGGAGGTACTTTGCCTGCCGTAAACGTGAAAGAAACGGAGGAGGACTACCAAGTGGAATTAGCTGTTCCCGGTCTTAAAAAAGAAGACTTCAAGGTAGAAATCAACGAAGGTGTGCTGACGATTTCCGCAGAGCGCAAAACGGAGAACGAAGAAAAGAAGGAAGGCTACACGCGTCGTGAATTTAGCTACACCAACTTTACACGTCGGTTTACTTTGCCAGAAACGGCTGATGAGAACAACATCAGTGCCAGCTACAATGATGGTATCTTGGCGATCAATTTGCCTAAGAAAGAAGAGGCTAAACCTCAGCCAGCACGCCTGATTGAGATTGGCTAA
- a CDS encoding T9SS type A sorting domain-containing protein, with the protein MKRTLFLLFTLFAFSIFLSAQIQFAPVGSNYYYWGEYQNNNEGPFFPYIITMNVLSDTIIEGQTCRKLGGSNLSWQCGEDYVMYDYVYEDNGQVYHWNRHTANFELLYDFNKNAGESWQVPYFCGGLDNQNCPADTFSVIVDSVSYVEINNLSLKVQHVSLESENLGGYVFTIYEGIGCIDHFYFLKEDFCFTIHDYFRGLRCFDSPIDGSFPFFTDDGQCDMIVGLAQELNTSEVSIFPNPFTDEVIIEAEGTFSITLYDLIGRQLFVQKDVHQRTSIDLKNCLPGTYFISIHQGDSRLMQKVIKQKR; encoded by the coding sequence ATGAAAAGGACACTCTTTCTGTTATTCACGCTCTTCGCATTTAGCATTTTCCTTTCCGCTCAAATACAATTTGCGCCTGTGGGCTCCAATTACTACTATTGGGGAGAATACCAAAACAATAACGAAGGCCCGTTTTTCCCATATATTATCACCATGAATGTCCTGAGTGACACCATCATTGAAGGGCAAACCTGCCGTAAGCTTGGCGGGTCTAATTTGAGCTGGCAATGTGGGGAAGATTACGTCATGTACGATTACGTCTACGAAGACAATGGTCAAGTCTACCATTGGAACAGACACACTGCTAACTTTGAATTGCTTTATGATTTCAATAAAAACGCTGGCGAATCCTGGCAGGTCCCTTACTTTTGTGGAGGTTTAGACAACCAAAACTGTCCAGCAGATACCTTTTCCGTCATTGTTGATTCTGTCTCTTACGTAGAGATCAACAACCTTTCTCTAAAGGTGCAACACGTTTCATTAGAGAGTGAAAATTTAGGAGGATATGTTTTTACCATCTACGAAGGTATCGGCTGCATTGATCATTTCTACTTTTTGAAAGAAGATTTTTGTTTCACTATCCACGATTACTTTAGAGGACTGAGGTGTTTCGACTCTCCCATTGACGGTTCTTTTCCGTTTTTCACGGACGATGGTCAGTGTGATATGATTGTGGGGCTAGCGCAGGAGCTAAATACCTCCGAAGTAAGCATCTTTCCTAATCCTTTTACGGATGAAGTCATTATTGAGGCAGAAGGAACGTTTTCCATCACGCTCTATGATCTGATAGGCCGTCAACTGTTCGTACAAAAAGACGTTCACCAAAGAACAAGCATAGACTTAAAAAACTGTCTCCCTGGCACCTACTTTATCAGTATTCACCAAGGAGATAGTCGCTTGATGCAAAAGGTTATCAAGCAGAAAAGGTGA